From a single Hippoglossus stenolepis isolate QCI-W04-F060 chromosome 2, HSTE1.2, whole genome shotgun sequence genomic region:
- the rtn4rl2a gene encoding LOW QUALITY PROTEIN: reticulon-4 receptor-like 2a (The sequence of the model RefSeq protein was modified relative to this genomic sequence to represent the inferred CDS: inserted 1 base in 1 codon) — protein MLWYKRDTGSHRPAHSQSLRLGNQGISGDSXALFCPLRLTRFELWFRMETSSIYRSRRCSIVHNCKSGLSLWLVVWLVLGKPSPASACPHLCVCYPTPMTVSCQAQNFTAVPVGVPYESQRVFLQNNRITELRVGSFGFGTQVLWLFSNNITWIEAGAFSELRDLEELDLGDNPNLHRLEGGAFRGLEKLQSLHMHRCRLTALPHDIFHKLYSLHFLYLEENNLHFLQDDIFSDLINLSQLFLHGNRIRTLSENVFRGLVNLDRLLLHDNRIRQVNRRAFRDLGRLTMLFLFNNTMAELPSQTLRDTQGIEFLRLNANPWSCGCEARALWEWFREARVSSSELICSSPSNRRGQDLRFLREMDFALCPLVDPGSIAGSTTTTFSTKTRWWFHKNKPQSSTKGVFEKASETVKAGLYGKGPSTTTSVVKYELGEEELALPKLDPEEYWVNYGNEDSGVTLRCFELECPPEFDMPPSSSSPSSSSRSLFSLLALSVFSFCLNLHLLFG, from the exons ATGCTCTGGTATAAAAGGGACACTGGTAGCCACAGACCGGCACACTCTCAGTCGCTCCGACTCGGGAACCAGGGCATCAGCGGAGATA AGGCTTTATTTTGTCCTCTTAGGCTAACTCGCTTTGAGCTTTGGTTCAGGATGGAAACCTCTTCGATATATCGGAGCCGACGATGCTCCATCGTGCACAACTGCAAAA GCGGTCTCTCCCTCTGGTTGGTGGTGTGGCTGGTCCTCGGCAAGCCAAGTCCGGCATCGGCGTGCCCGCACCTGTGCGTGTGCTACCCGACGCCCATGACTGTGAGCTGCCAGGCGCAGAACTTCACCGCCGTCCCGGTCGGAGTGCCCTACGAGTCGCAGCGCGTGTTTCTCCAAAACAACCGGATCACGGAGCTCAGAGTTGGCTCTTTTGGCTTCGGAACTCAG GTTCTGTGGCTGTTCTCTAACAACATCACATGGATTGAGGCAGGGGCCTTCAGTGAGCTGCGGGACTTGGAGGAGTTGGACCTGGGGGACAACCCTAACCTCCACAGGCTGGAGGGGGGAGCCTTCCGCGGACTAGAGAAGCTCCAGAGCCTCCACATGCACCGCTGCCGGCTCACTGCCCTGCCCCATGACATCTTTCACAAGCTTTACAGCCTGCACTTCCTCTATTTGGAG GAGAATaatctccacttcctgcaggACGACATCTTCTCTGACCTCATAAACCTGAGCCAGCTTTTCCTGCATGGCAACCGCATCCGTACCCTCTCCGAGAACGTGTTTCGTGGCCTGGTCAACCTCGACCGCCTTCTCCTTCATGACAACCGCATCAGGCAGGTGAACCGCCGGGCCTTCCGCGACCTCGGCCGCCTGACCATGCTCTTCCTCTTCAACAACACCATGGCGGAGCTGCCCAGCCAGACCCTGAGGGACACCCAGGGCATCGAGTTCCTCCGCCTCAACGCCAATCCCTGGTCATGCGGCTGTGAGGCCCGCGCCCTGTGGGAGTGGTTCCGTGAGGCCCGTGTCTCTTCATCCGAGTTGATCTGCTCCTCCCCTTCCAACCGCCGTGGCCAGGACCTCCGCTTTCTCCGTGAGATGGACTTCGCCCTCTGCCCCCTGGTCGACCCAGGCTCCATTGCTggctccaccaccaccaccttcagCACCAAGACCCGCTGGTGGTTCCACAAGAACAAGCCCCAGTCATCCACAAAAGGTGTCTTTGAAAAAGCCTCAGAGACCGTCAAGGCTGGTTTGTATGGGAAAGGCCCGTCCACAACCACCTCAGTAGTCAAGTATGAGCTGGGGGAGGAAGAGCTGGCGCTGCCCAAACTTGACCCAGAAGAGTACTGGGTAAACTACGGCAACGAGGATTCAGGTGTCACTCTGCGGTGCTTCGAGCTCGAATGTCCACCTGAGTTTGACAtgcctccatcttcctcctctccctcatcctcctcgcGGTCACTCTTCTCTTTACTAGCCCTTTCTGTCTTCAGCTTCTGCCTCAACCTCCACCTGCTATTTGGTTGA